The following are from one region of the Advenella mimigardefordensis DPN7 genome:
- a CDS encoding alpha/beta hydrolase: MTNDRNQPLANPASPAKTFMLVHGAWHGAWVWHEVAQCLRNQGHIVYTPTLTGLGDRAAELSADISLETFIKDIETAILHPQSAPALVATPDADAAEALSNVILVGHSFAGLVISGVADHIADHLNRLIYLDAFVLPSGQSTFATLPEKVVNALTASAQAHRGYGIPVPDPIHLGIPADTDQYTFARGKLTPHPINTYASALSLNAPLGAGVKKIYLACTAPPYKPVAATHDWVRSQPDWIWDELSSSHSAPLLAPKMVAEKLLALTAL, translated from the coding sequence ATGACGAATGATCGAAATCAACCTCTTGCCAACCCTGCTTCTCCAGCAAAAACCTTTATGCTGGTGCATGGCGCCTGGCACGGCGCGTGGGTCTGGCATGAGGTTGCGCAATGCCTGCGAAATCAGGGGCATATTGTTTACACCCCCACACTAACAGGCCTGGGAGATCGTGCCGCCGAGCTTTCGGCAGATATTTCACTCGAAACGTTTATCAAGGATATAGAAACAGCGATATTACATCCGCAATCAGCACCTGCGCTTGTCGCTACACCCGACGCCGACGCTGCCGAAGCACTTAGCAATGTCATTCTGGTCGGCCACAGTTTTGCCGGTCTGGTGATCAGCGGTGTGGCCGATCACATTGCCGATCACCTGAACCGCCTGATTTACCTGGATGCGTTTGTACTGCCCTCGGGACAATCCACTTTTGCCACCTTACCCGAAAAAGTAGTCAATGCGCTGACGGCATCTGCCCAGGCTCATCGTGGCTATGGCATTCCCGTACCTGATCCGATACATCTGGGTATTCCGGCCGACACAGACCAATATACCTTTGCTCGCGGGAAATTAACGCCACATCCGATCAACACCTACGCCAGCGCACTCTCACTGAACGCACCATTAGGTGCCGGCGTGAAAAAAATCTATCTGGCCTGCACCGCTCCACCCTATAAGCCGGTGGCCGCAACGCATGACTGGGTCAGGAGTCAGCCCGACTGGATATGGGATGAGCTGAGCAGTTCCCACTCCGCCCCTTTACTGGCGCCGAAAATGGTGGCTGAAAAACTGCTGGCGCTAACGGCGTTGTGA
- the guaB gene encoding IMP dehydrogenase, whose product MRLIQKALTFDDVLLVPAYSNVLPRDTSLKTKLTRNITLNIPLVSAAMDTVTESRLAIAMAQEGGIGIIHKNMTADEQAAEVARVKRHEFGIVIDPVSVTSDMKVRDAIALQKKHGISGLPVVDNGKVVGIVTNRDLRFEDRLDVPLTSVMTPKERLITMHEGGTLSEAQALMHKYRLERVLIVNDNFELRGLATVKDIVKNTEHPNACKDEFGQLRVGAAVGVGEGTEERVRKLAAADVDVIIVDTAHGHSQGVLDRVRWVKENFPEIDVIGGNIATAEAARALVEAGADGVKVGIGPGSICTTRIVAGVGVPQITAISDVAKELEGTGVPLIADGGIRYSGDVSKALVAGAFACMMGGMFAGTEESPGEVVLFQGRSYKSYRGMGSLGAMEKGSADRYFQDPANNADKLVPEGIEGRVPYKGSVLAIIYQLVGGIRASMGYCGCATIDDMRTVPQFVEITSAGVRESHVHDVQITKEAPNYRAE is encoded by the coding sequence ATGCGTCTCATTCAAAAAGCGCTTACCTTTGACGATGTTCTTCTGGTACCCGCGTACTCAAATGTGTTGCCACGCGACACGTCTCTCAAAACCAAACTTACCCGTAATATCACTCTGAATATTCCGCTGGTCTCAGCTGCCATGGATACGGTTACCGAATCACGTCTGGCCATTGCAATGGCTCAGGAAGGCGGAATCGGGATTATCCACAAGAACATGACTGCAGACGAGCAGGCAGCAGAAGTGGCCCGAGTCAAACGCCATGAATTCGGCATTGTTATCGACCCAGTGTCGGTTACATCCGATATGAAGGTACGCGACGCGATTGCTCTGCAGAAAAAGCATGGCATCTCCGGTTTGCCCGTGGTGGATAACGGCAAGGTAGTTGGTATTGTGACCAATCGCGATCTGCGTTTTGAAGATCGGCTTGATGTGCCACTCACATCTGTGATGACGCCCAAGGAACGGCTGATCACCATGCATGAAGGGGGTACGCTGAGTGAAGCTCAGGCCCTGATGCATAAGTATCGTCTGGAACGGGTTCTGATCGTCAACGACAATTTTGAATTGCGTGGCCTGGCGACGGTCAAGGATATCGTCAAGAATACGGAACATCCCAACGCCTGCAAAGACGAATTCGGTCAATTGCGTGTGGGTGCGGCCGTTGGCGTGGGCGAGGGTACAGAAGAGCGCGTACGCAAGCTTGCTGCTGCCGATGTCGACGTCATTATTGTGGATACTGCACACGGCCACTCTCAGGGTGTGCTGGATCGCGTGCGCTGGGTTAAGGAGAACTTCCCTGAAATTGATGTAATTGGCGGCAATATTGCGACCGCCGAAGCCGCCAGAGCATTGGTTGAAGCCGGTGCTGACGGTGTCAAAGTAGGTATTGGCCCGGGTTCAATCTGCACCACGCGGATCGTGGCCGGTGTCGGCGTGCCTCAAATCACTGCCATCTCCGATGTGGCCAAGGAACTGGAAGGTACAGGTGTGCCGCTTATCGCCGATGGTGGTATTCGTTATTCCGGCGATGTATCCAAGGCGCTGGTTGCCGGGGCGTTTGCCTGCATGATGGGTGGCATGTTCGCCGGTACTGAAGAGTCTCCTGGCGAAGTGGTCTTGTTCCAGGGGCGTTCCTATAAGTCCTACCGCGGTATGGGTAGTCTGGGTGCCATGGAAAAAGGCTCTGCCGATCGTTATTTCCAGGATCCTGCCAACAATGCAGATAAACTGGTACCGGAAGGTATTGAAGGCCGCGTGCCATATAAAGGCAGTGTGCTGGCAATCATTTACCAACTGGTGGGTGGTATCCGTGCTTCAATGGGATATTGTGGTTGCGCGACAATCGATGATATGCGCACAGTACCGCAGTTTGTGGAGATTACCTCTGCGGGTGTACGTGAATCGCATGTCCACGATGTACAAATCACTAAAGAGGCGCCAAACTACCGCGCCGAATAA
- the purL gene encoding phosphoribosylformylglycinamidine synthase, whose translation MVSDTQHQHQIAYGCAALTSFQKERLLAALSQAGLPVQDVTARYEHHVFTQGVMPQEDQQRLSQLLDYGTTVASEAAQDALVLRVLPRLGTLSPWASKATDIAHNCGLSAVRRIERGIEYRFVPKKGLLGAKKLSPEQLSQIAALVHDRMTETVVDAAFDASILMQTLPGKPLAHIPLQARGRAALEEANDSLGLALSPMEIDYLLTSFSDLGRDPTDVELMMFAQANSEHCRHKIFNASWEIDGEKKEDTLFGMIRKTHAAQPKGTVVAYSDNAAVMEGGPASRFFASFSANGQVAAAPRYGSETRVTHTLMKVETHNHPTAIAPFPGAATGAGGEIRDEGATGRGSKPKAGLTGFTVSNLNLPDIAESREATPYGLPDRIASPLDIMIEGPIGGAAFNNEFGRPNLLGYFRTFEQTVDGVRWGYHKPIMIAGGLGSIDAALTHKDVIPGQALLIQLGGPGMRIGMGGSAASSMSAGANTAQLDFDSVQRGNPELERRAQEVIDRCWQLKENNPIIAIHDVGAGGLSNAFPELVNDAGRGAIFDLQRVHLEESGLSAAEIWSNEAQERYVLAILPDDLARFEAIAVRERCPFAVVGVTTVERQLTVSDGQGLPGFADTKADSQAAGPAPVDMPMDVILGKLPRMQRQAEHKARKLVPMDVTGLDLADISLQVMRHPTVASKSFLITIGDRTVGGLCSRDQMVGPWQVPVADCAVTLADYESVRGEAMAMGERTPLAIGNAPASGRMAVAEALTNLAAADVAALEDIKLSANWMAACGFEGQDAALFDTVNAVSTLCQTIGLSIPVGKDSLSMRTRWDEQDQAKEVVAPVSLVITAFAPVADTRKTLTPQLVTDQGDTALILLDLGQGRQRLAGSVLSNVIDQYGSEVPDLDDPELLKTFFLTIRSLVERGMILAYHDRSDGGLLATVAEMAFAGHVGVSINLDMLTFDETSADWGDYKIRPEQVAVQRDELTVKALFNEEAGAVIQVRAEQRDLVLQALREAGLSRISNVIGAPNTSDQIEFYRDGRRIFGLDRVELGKAWSQVTYEIMKRRDNPASALAEFNSWDEREDPGLNTVIGFDPQEPLAAPFISSGIRPKIAILREQGCNSQVEMAWAFDKAGFDAYDVHMTDLLSGRTSLNDYQAMVAVGGFSYGDVLGAGEGWARTIRFNSALSAQFAAFFARPDVFALGVCNGCQMLATLADMIPGAQDWPRFTYNQSAKYEARLSLVQIEASPSIFFNGMQGSRLPIAVAHGEGFADFGLQGNINTVQTALRYVSNAGFVTEAYPANPNGSPQGIASVTTADGRFTIMMPHPERVTRNVMMSWHPDSWGEQDSGGDYTPWMRMFMNARVAIG comes from the coding sequence ATTGTGTCAGATACTCAACATCAGCACCAGATTGCATACGGCTGTGCCGCATTGACCTCGTTTCAGAAAGAGCGCCTGCTGGCGGCGCTGTCCCAGGCCGGGTTGCCTGTGCAGGACGTGACTGCCCGTTACGAACATCACGTTTTCACTCAGGGCGTCATGCCGCAGGAAGACCAGCAGCGGTTGAGCCAATTACTGGATTATGGTACTACAGTGGCAAGCGAGGCGGCGCAGGATGCGCTGGTATTGCGGGTGCTGCCGCGTCTGGGGACGCTGTCACCGTGGGCCAGCAAGGCAACCGATATTGCCCACAATTGTGGTTTATCAGCCGTCAGGCGCATAGAGCGGGGCATTGAATACCGCTTTGTTCCGAAAAAAGGGCTGCTGGGCGCCAAAAAACTTTCACCAGAGCAGTTGTCGCAGATTGCGGCGCTTGTTCATGACCGAATGACAGAAACGGTCGTGGACGCGGCCTTTGATGCTTCAATATTAATGCAGACATTGCCGGGCAAGCCGCTTGCGCACATTCCGCTGCAGGCGCGTGGCAGGGCAGCGCTGGAAGAGGCCAATGACAGTCTGGGCCTGGCCTTGTCACCCATGGAAATAGATTATCTGCTTACCTCGTTCAGTGATTTAGGTCGTGATCCCACCGACGTCGAACTGATGATGTTTGCGCAGGCAAACAGCGAACACTGCCGCCATAAAATCTTTAACGCCAGTTGGGAAATCGACGGCGAGAAAAAAGAAGACACCCTGTTCGGCATGATCCGCAAGACACATGCGGCGCAGCCCAAAGGCACTGTGGTTGCCTATTCCGATAACGCTGCGGTCATGGAAGGCGGGCCCGCTAGCCGGTTTTTTGCCAGCTTCAGCGCAAACGGCCAGGTTGCCGCGGCACCCAGGTACGGTAGCGAAACACGCGTCACTCACACCCTTATGAAGGTGGAAACGCACAATCACCCAACGGCCATCGCACCATTTCCGGGTGCGGCTACCGGTGCCGGTGGCGAAATCCGTGACGAAGGCGCAACCGGGCGGGGCTCCAAGCCTAAAGCAGGCCTCACGGGCTTTACCGTGTCCAATCTGAATCTGCCGGACATTGCCGAGTCGCGTGAAGCCACGCCCTATGGGCTGCCTGACCGGATCGCCAGTCCGCTGGATATCATGATTGAAGGACCTATTGGCGGCGCTGCATTCAATAACGAATTCGGCAGACCGAACCTGCTGGGCTATTTCCGTACGTTCGAACAAACGGTTGATGGCGTACGCTGGGGGTATCACAAGCCCATTATGATTGCAGGTGGCCTGGGCAGCATTGATGCCGCACTCACACACAAAGACGTCATACCGGGGCAGGCACTGCTGATCCAGCTTGGCGGGCCCGGCATGCGGATTGGGATGGGGGGCAGTGCGGCCTCGTCCATGAGCGCTGGCGCCAATACCGCACAGCTTGATTTCGATTCGGTGCAGCGCGGCAACCCGGAGCTGGAGCGCCGTGCCCAGGAAGTGATTGATCGCTGCTGGCAGTTGAAAGAGAATAACCCGATCATTGCGATTCATGATGTGGGTGCGGGTGGTTTGTCTAACGCCTTTCCCGAGCTGGTCAATGACGCCGGTCGCGGCGCGATTTTTGACCTGCAGCGGGTTCATCTGGAAGAGTCCGGTTTATCGGCTGCGGAAATCTGGAGCAATGAAGCACAGGAACGTTATGTGCTGGCTATTCTGCCAGACGACCTGGCGCGTTTCGAAGCCATTGCCGTACGCGAACGCTGCCCGTTCGCCGTTGTTGGCGTCACCACGGTAGAGCGCCAGCTTACCGTCTCCGACGGTCAGGGCCTGCCGGGGTTCGCCGATACGAAGGCTGATTCGCAGGCAGCGGGCCCCGCACCTGTTGATATGCCAATGGACGTGATTCTGGGTAAATTGCCTCGTATGCAACGCCAGGCCGAGCACAAAGCGCGCAAGCTGGTGCCAATGGACGTGACCGGCCTGGATCTGGCAGACATTTCATTGCAGGTCATGCGTCACCCCACGGTGGCCAGCAAATCATTTCTGATTACGATTGGCGATCGTACGGTGGGCGGGCTGTGTTCAAGAGATCAGATGGTTGGCCCATGGCAGGTGCCTGTAGCCGATTGCGCCGTTACGCTGGCTGATTATGAATCCGTGCGCGGCGAAGCCATGGCGATGGGCGAGCGCACACCGCTGGCCATTGGTAACGCGCCCGCATCCGGCCGTATGGCCGTTGCCGAAGCGTTAACCAATCTGGCTGCTGCAGATGTGGCAGCACTGGAAGATATCAAGCTGTCCGCCAACTGGATGGCTGCTTGCGGTTTCGAGGGTCAGGATGCAGCGCTGTTTGATACGGTGAACGCTGTGTCAACCCTATGCCAGACTATCGGTCTGTCCATTCCTGTGGGTAAGGATTCCTTATCCATGCGCACCCGCTGGGATGAGCAGGATCAGGCTAAAGAAGTGGTTGCGCCGGTTTCGTTGGTTATCACTGCTTTTGCTCCGGTGGCCGATACACGCAAAACCCTGACGCCGCAGCTGGTGACAGATCAGGGCGACACGGCATTGATTTTGCTGGATCTGGGGCAGGGCCGGCAACGTCTGGCCGGCTCGGTGCTGTCAAATGTGATTGACCAATACGGTTCTGAAGTGCCCGATCTGGACGATCCTGAACTGCTTAAAACCTTTTTCCTTACCATCCGCTCGCTGGTTGAGCGCGGGATGATCCTGGCCTATCATGACCGTTCCGATGGCGGTCTGCTTGCCACGGTCGCCGAAATGGCTTTCGCGGGCCATGTGGGCGTATCCATCAATCTGGATATGTTGACGTTTGACGAAACCTCAGCGGACTGGGGTGATTATAAAATTCGCCCTGAACAGGTGGCGGTGCAGCGCGACGAATTGACGGTCAAGGCGCTGTTCAACGAAGAGGCCGGTGCGGTCATTCAGGTGCGTGCCGAACAGCGCGACCTGGTATTGCAGGCCTTGCGTGAAGCGGGGCTGTCCCGTATTTCAAATGTAATTGGTGCGCCGAATACGTCTGATCAGATCGAGTTTTACCGTGATGGACGCCGCATTTTTGGTCTGGATCGTGTGGAGCTGGGCAAGGCCTGGAGTCAGGTTACTTATGAAATCATGAAGCGCCGTGATAACCCGGCCAGCGCCCTGGCCGAGTTCAATAGCTGGGACGAGCGCGAAGATCCCGGGCTGAATACTGTTATCGGCTTTGACCCCCAAGAGCCGCTTGCCGCACCGTTTATTTCAAGTGGCATACGTCCGAAAATTGCCATCTTGCGCGAACAGGGCTGCAACAGCCAGGTAGAAATGGCCTGGGCCTTCGACAAGGCTGGCTTTGATGCCTACGACGTGCACATGACAGACCTGCTGTCCGGCCGCACCTCGCTCAACGACTATCAGGCCATGGTGGCAGTAGGGGGATTCAGTTACGGCGACGTGCTTGGCGCCGGCGAAGGGTGGGCACGCACCATCCGGTTCAATTCGGCCTTGTCTGCGCAATTTGCCGCTTTCTTTGCACGGCCCGATGTATTTGCATTGGGTGTGTGCAATGGTTGCCAGATGCTGGCCACGCTGGCCGATATGATTCCTGGCGCGCAGGATTGGCCGCGGTTTACGTATAACCAATCGGCCAAGTACGAAGCCCGTCTGAGTCTGGTGCAGATTGAAGCCTCCCCATCCATCTTCTTTAACGGCATGCAGGGCAGCCGTCTGCCGATAGCCGTGGCGCACGGTGAAGGTTTTGCTGATTTTGGCCTGCAGGGTAATATCAACACGGTGCAAACCGCCTTGCGGTATGTATCGAACGCGGGCTTTGTCACAGAAGCCTATCCGGCCAACCCCAATGGCAGTCCGCAGGGGATTGCCTCGGTTACCACGGCAGATGGCCGCTTCACCATTATGATGCCGCACCCGGAAAGGGTAACGCGCAATGTCATGATGTCCTGGCACCCGGACAGCTGGGGCGAGCAGGATTCCGGTGGCGACTACACACCCTGGATGCGGATGTTCATGAACGCCCGTGTGGCAATTGGATAG
- the pbpG gene encoding D-alanyl-D-alanine endopeptidase has protein sequence MQKFLKKTLTACLAVALATGSIVPVSSFAQEDDGSQGYDVLPSAATVVGQADNGGIVRSQVAYVVDLTDNRILYSKNADVIRPIASISKLMTALIITTANLNMNEQIIVTADDIDRVKKSSSRLSVGTILTRTELLHLALMSSENRAAHALARTYPGGMDAFIREMNAKARQLGMTRTRFVEPTGLSPQNVSSPRDLVRLMQAVHQQPLIREYTTSDKYEIVTSNGREQRYRNTNRLIRNSNWNIHISKTGYIREAGDCLVMMTEMDRRPVAVVLLNADGGLTRFADAVRVRHMVQQDYPTLL, from the coding sequence ATGCAAAAATTTCTTAAAAAAACCCTGACCGCATGCCTGGCCGTGGCGCTGGCTACCGGTTCTATTGTACCTGTTTCCAGCTTCGCCCAGGAAGACGACGGCAGCCAGGGCTATGATGTACTGCCATCAGCCGCCACCGTTGTGGGCCAGGCAGACAATGGCGGCATTGTTCGTTCCCAGGTCGCCTATGTCGTCGACCTGACCGATAACCGCATACTATATTCAAAAAATGCCGATGTGATCCGGCCCATTGCGTCGATCAGCAAACTGATGACCGCGCTGATCATCACCACTGCTAATCTGAACATGAACGAACAGATTATCGTTACGGCAGATGATATTGATCGCGTCAAAAAATCATCCTCGCGCCTGTCAGTAGGCACAATATTGACACGTACTGAACTGCTGCATCTGGCCCTTATGTCTTCGGAAAACCGGGCGGCTCATGCACTGGCCCGAACCTACCCGGGCGGCATGGACGCGTTTATCCGCGAAATGAATGCCAAAGCGCGTCAATTGGGCATGACCCGAACCCGTTTTGTTGAGCCCACGGGATTGTCGCCGCAGAATGTATCCTCTCCCCGCGATCTGGTGCGATTGATGCAGGCAGTACACCAGCAGCCGCTTATTCGCGAATACACAACCAGCGACAAGTATGAAATCGTGACCAGCAATGGGCGAGAACAGCGTTACCGCAATACCAATCGCCTGATCCGCAATAGCAACTGGAATATCCACATTTCAAAAACCGGCTACATCCGTGAAGCCGGCGACTGCCTCGTCATGATGACTGAAATGGATCGTCGTCCGGTAGCCGTGGTATTGCTCAATGCAGATGGCGGACTGACCCGTTTCGCAGACGCGGTTCGAGTACGCCATATGGTGCAGCAGGATTACCCCACCCTGCTATAA
- a CDS encoding alpha/beta hydrolase family protein, whose protein sequence is MTEIKTSQILLPEGGAHGQLFYILHEESEQLTNMPFLLGTIRAEFPDAVIQLAVVALEEDLQWPAAESSEADVSATVQLAPRLAESIKSLEHDIQMGQNKQGVLSEATAVVGVGLAGSLVLGLTLLEQPIAGRIITFGAAFPAYPLDLSLDTTIHLLHADRDMAVPSTQAREAHERMALLQADATIDIAMNSADSFSEVLIGKMFERLKTCVPLRYWRYAAESGDDKEQDEVPPASLH, encoded by the coding sequence ATGACGGAAATAAAGACTTCCCAGATTCTTCTCCCGGAAGGCGGCGCCCACGGTCAGCTGTTTTACATACTGCATGAAGAGAGCGAGCAGTTAACGAATATGCCATTTTTGTTAGGCACTATCCGGGCTGAATTTCCTGATGCTGTGATTCAGCTTGCTGTGGTTGCCCTGGAAGAGGACCTGCAATGGCCCGCCGCCGAAAGTTCGGAAGCGGATGTGTCTGCTACGGTGCAACTGGCTCCACGCCTGGCAGAAAGCATCAAGTCGCTGGAACATGACATTCAGATGGGTCAGAACAAGCAGGGGGTATTGAGTGAAGCTACAGCCGTGGTCGGCGTGGGCCTTGCGGGATCGCTGGTGCTGGGTCTCACCTTGCTGGAGCAGCCAATAGCCGGCAGGATCATTACGTTTGGCGCGGCATTTCCGGCGTATCCGCTGGATCTGTCGCTGGATACAACGATTCATCTGTTGCATGCGGACAGGGATATGGCAGTGCCGTCCACGCAGGCTCGCGAGGCGCACGAACGAATGGCGCTGCTGCAGGCCGATGCGACGATTGACATCGCCATGAATTCGGCTGATTCGTTTAGTGAGGTGCTGATTGGAAAAATGTTTGAAAGACTCAAAACCTGCGTGCCATTGCGATACTGGCGTTACGCGGCGGAGTCTGGCGATGATAAGGAACAGGACGAGGTGCCGCCTGCATCATTGCATTAA
- a CDS encoding GatB/YqeY domain-containing protein, with protein MSSSLKIAISDAVKDAMRAKQTARLGTLRFLQAAIKQKEIDERIELNDDQVLAIVEKQVKQRKESITAFENAGRTETAEAEKAELEVLREFLPEEASEQEVTEAIDAALTQVTADGVTGPAIMGKAMAVLKQKLAGRTDMAELSKRLKDRLKP; from the coding sequence ATGTCTTCTTCCCTCAAAATAGCAATATCAGATGCCGTCAAGGACGCCATGCGCGCCAAGCAGACAGCACGACTGGGCACACTGCGATTTCTGCAGGCCGCTATCAAACAGAAAGAAATCGACGAACGCATTGAACTGAATGACGACCAGGTGCTGGCCATCGTCGAAAAACAGGTCAAGCAACGCAAGGAATCTATCACCGCGTTTGAAAATGCCGGTCGTACTGAAACCGCCGAAGCAGAAAAGGCCGAGCTTGAAGTGTTGCGGGAATTCCTGCCGGAAGAAGCATCAGAACAGGAAGTGACCGAGGCAATTGACGCTGCGCTTACGCAGGTGACAGCTGACGGCGTGACGGGTCCGGCAATCATGGGCAAGGCCATGGCCGTTCTCAAGCAAAAGCTGGCAGGCCGCACAGACATGGCGGAACTGTCAAAGCGCCTGAAAGACCGGCTTAAACCCTGA
- the dinB gene encoding DNA polymerase IV produces MTRKIVHIDMDAFYASVELRENPQLKGLPVVVAWDSIRSVIVAASYEARKYGLRSAMSVRRARELCPHAIYISPNFTLYRDVSRQVRAIFQQYTDRIEPLSLDEAYLDVTQNHKGIASATEVANRIREEIFLQTSLTASAGVAPNKFLAKIASDWNKPNGICVVPPSKVMAFLQDLPLEKIPGVGRVTLAKFHRLQMKTVADLRLRSEWELTHHFGRYGHRLYELARGIDLREVDTNQESQQISTETTFDRDLPYLQLQDPLDAIARKLWDQVLRKRKFGRTVTLKLKSASFRIVTRSQTYSSPIYSLDEVRQAAASLLERVELDKRQSLYRLIGLGISAFADIDEVEAQLLLL; encoded by the coding sequence ATGACACGAAAAATTGTCCATATTGATATGGACGCATTTTATGCTTCTGTTGAGTTGCGGGAAAATCCACAACTCAAGGGGTTGCCTGTGGTTGTTGCCTGGGACAGCATTCGTTCGGTGATCGTTGCTGCTTCTTATGAGGCGCGCAAATATGGCTTGCGGTCTGCCATGTCGGTCAGGCGGGCACGGGAGCTGTGCCCGCATGCGATTTATATCTCCCCCAACTTCACATTGTACCGCGACGTGTCGCGGCAGGTGCGCGCCATTTTTCAGCAATACACTGACCGGATTGAACCGCTGTCGCTGGACGAAGCCTATCTGGATGTCACGCAGAATCACAAGGGTATCGCGTCTGCGACAGAAGTGGCCAACCGGATACGGGAGGAGATTTTTCTGCAGACGTCGCTTACCGCATCGGCCGGGGTGGCACCCAATAAGTTTCTGGCCAAGATTGCCTCGGACTGGAATAAACCTAATGGCATCTGTGTGGTTCCGCCTTCCAAAGTCATGGCGTTTTTGCAGGACCTGCCCCTTGAAAAGATTCCGGGCGTGGGACGGGTGACGCTGGCAAAATTTCATAGGCTGCAAATGAAGACCGTTGCAGACCTGCGCCTGCGCAGTGAGTGGGAGCTCACGCATCATTTCGGACGTTATGGCCATCGGTTATACGAATTGGCGCGCGGCATCGATTTACGTGAGGTCGATACCAATCAGGAGTCGCAGCAGATCTCCACAGAAACGACCTTTGACCGGGATTTACCTTATCTGCAGCTCCAGGATCCGCTGGATGCCATTGCCAGAAAATTATGGGATCAGGTGCTGCGCAAACGCAAGTTTGGTCGCACCGTCACGCTCAAGCTCAAGAGCGCATCATTCAGGATCGTGACCCGATCGCAGACCTATTCCAGTCCGATTTATTCGCTGGATGAAGTCAGGCAGGCCGCAGCCTCGCTGCTGGAACGGGTTGAGCTGGATAAGCGTCAGTCGCTGTATCGGCTGATTGGCCTGGGTATCAGCGCTTTTGCGGATATTGACGAAGTGGAGGCGCAGCTATTATTGCTGTAG